The Faecalibacter sp. LW9 genome has a segment encoding these proteins:
- a CDS encoding bifunctional aconitate hydratase 2/2-methylisocitrate dehydratase: MSLYKDYVNEIEERKGQGLNPKPIDGAELLSEIIAQIKDVNNEDREESVKFFIYNTLPGTTPAAGVKAKFLKEIILGEEVVAEISPAFAFELLSHMKGGPSIAVLLDLALGNDQAIATQAAEVLKTQVFLYDADTARLKEAYENGNAVAKDILESYAKAEFFTKLPEVPEEIKVVTYIAAEGDISTDLLSPGNQAHSRSDRELHGKCMISPEAQAEIRALQAQHPDASVMLIAEKGTMGVGSSRMSGVNNVALWTGKQASPYIPFVNIAPIVAGTNGISPIFLTTVDVTGGIGIDLQNWVKKVDENGEVVRNEAGDPVLEEVYSVATGTVLTINTKTKKLYNGDKELKDISKSFTPQKLEFIKAGGSYAIVFGKKIQTFAAQTLGITAPTVYAPAKEISIEGQGLTAVEKIFNKNAVGVTPGKVLHAGSDVRVKVNIVGSQDTTGLMTAQELESMAATVIAPTVDGAYQSGCHTASVWDKKAQANIPRLMKFMNDFGVITARDPKGVYHSMTDVIHKVLNDITVDEWAIIIGGDSHTRMSKGVAFGADSGTVALALATGEASMPIPESVKVTFKGEMKPYMDFRDVVHATQAQMLKQFDGENVFQGRIIEVHIGTLLADQAFTFTDWTAEMKAKASICISQDDTLIQSLEIAKSRIQIMIDKGMDNKNQVLQGLIDKANKRIEEIKTGVKPALQPDANAKYYAEVVIDLDAINEPMIADPDVNNADVSKRYTHDTIRELSYYGNDKKVDLGFVGSCMVHKDDLKIVAQMLKNVEAEKGEVKFNAPLVVAAPTYNIIDELKAEGDWEILQKYSGFEFNDANPKNTARTEYENVLYLERPGCNLCMGNQEKAEKGDTVLATSTRLFQGRVVEDRADKKGESLLASTPVVVLSAILGRIPTIEEYTQAVEGIKLTKFTPISCH; the protein is encoded by the coding sequence ATGAGCCTTTATAAGGATTACGTAAACGAAATTGAAGAGAGAAAAGGTCAAGGTTTAAATCCAAAACCAATTGACGGTGCAGAATTATTAAGCGAAATTATCGCTCAAATTAAGGATGTAAATAATGAAGACCGCGAAGAGTCTGTAAAATTTTTCATCTATAACACTTTACCAGGAACTACTCCAGCGGCAGGTGTTAAAGCGAAATTCTTAAAAGAAATTATTTTAGGTGAGGAAGTTGTTGCAGAAATTTCTCCAGCTTTCGCTTTTGAGTTATTATCTCACATGAAAGGTGGACCATCTATCGCTGTTTTATTAGACTTAGCATTAGGTAACGATCAAGCCATCGCTACTCAAGCTGCTGAAGTTTTAAAAACACAAGTATTCTTATATGATGCAGATACTGCTCGTTTAAAAGAAGCTTATGAAAACGGAAATGCTGTAGCAAAAGATATTTTAGAAAGTTACGCAAAAGCGGAATTCTTTACAAAATTACCAGAAGTTCCAGAAGAAATTAAAGTAGTAACTTATATCGCTGCAGAAGGTGATATTTCTACTGACTTATTATCTCCAGGTAACCAAGCACACTCTCGTTCTGACCGTGAATTACACGGAAAATGTATGATTTCTCCTGAAGCTCAAGCTGAAATTCGTGCATTACAAGCGCAACACCCAGATGCTTCAGTAATGTTAATCGCTGAAAAAGGAACAATGGGAGTTGGTTCTTCTCGTATGTCAGGGGTAAATAACGTGGCATTATGGACAGGTAAACAAGCTTCTCCATACATTCCTTTCGTTAACATCGCTCCAATTGTAGCAGGAACAAACGGAATTTCTCCAATTTTCTTAACAACTGTTGATGTAACTGGTGGTATCGGTATCGACTTACAAAACTGGGTGAAAAAAGTAGATGAAAACGGTGAAGTTGTTCGTAATGAAGCTGGTGATCCTGTTTTAGAAGAAGTTTATTCTGTAGCAACTGGTACAGTTTTAACAATCAATACAAAAACAAAAAAATTATACAACGGAGATAAAGAATTAAAAGATATTTCTAAATCTTTCACTCCTCAAAAATTAGAGTTTATCAAAGCGGGTGGTTCTTACGCTATCGTATTTGGTAAAAAAATCCAAACTTTCGCAGCTCAAACTTTAGGAATTACTGCTCCAACAGTTTACGCTCCAGCGAAAGAAATTTCAATCGAAGGTCAAGGTTTAACAGCTGTTGAAAAAATCTTCAACAAAAACGCAGTAGGTGTTACTCCAGGAAAAGTATTACATGCAGGTTCTGATGTACGTGTTAAAGTTAATATCGTTGGATCTCAAGATACAACTGGTTTAATGACGGCTCAAGAATTAGAGTCTATGGCTGCTACAGTTATTGCTCCAACTGTTGATGGTGCTTATCAATCAGGATGTCATACTGCATCTGTATGGGACAAAAAAGCGCAGGCAAACATCCCTCGTTTAATGAAATTCATGAACGATTTCGGAGTTATTACAGCGCGTGACCCTAAAGGTGTTTACCACTCAATGACTGACGTTATCCACAAAGTATTAAACGATATTACAGTTGACGAATGGGCTATCATCATCGGTGGTGACTCTCACACACGTATGTCGAAAGGGGTTGCTTTTGGTGCTGACTCTGGTACTGTAGCGTTAGCTTTAGCAACTGGTGAAGCTTCTATGCCAATTCCAGAATCTGTAAAAGTAACTTTCAAAGGAGAAATGAAGCCTTACATGGATTTCCGTGATGTGGTACACGCTACTCAAGCTCAAATGTTAAAACAATTTGACGGAGAAAACGTATTCCAAGGACGTATCATCGAGGTTCATATCGGTACTTTATTAGCTGACCAAGCGTTTACATTTACAGACTGGACAGCAGAAATGAAAGCAAAAGCTTCTATCTGTATTTCTCAAGACGATACATTAATCCAATCTTTAGAAATTGCGAAGTCTCGTATCCAAATCATGATTGATAAAGGTATGGATAACAAAAACCAAGTATTACAAGGTTTAATTGACAAAGCAAACAAACGTATCGAAGAAATCAAAACGGGTGTTAAACCAGCTTTACAACCAGATGCTAATGCAAAATACTACGCTGAAGTTGTTATCGATTTAGATGCTATTAACGAGCCAATGATCGCTGACCCAGACGTAAACAATGCAGATGTTTCTAAACGTTATACGCACGATACAATCCGTGAATTATCTTACTACGGTAACGATAAAAAAGTAGACTTAGGATTCGTAGGATCTTGTATGGTTCACAAAGATGACTTAAAAATCGTTGCTCAAATGTTGAAAAATGTGGAAGCTGAAAAAGGTGAAGTTAAATTCAATGCACCATTAGTTGTAGCAGCTCCTACATACAACATCATCGACGAATTAAAAGCAGAAGGTGATTGGGAAATCTTACAAAAATATTCAGGATTCGAATTCAACGATGCTAATCCTAAAAATACAGCTCGTACAGAATATGAAAACGTATTATACTTAGAGCGTCCTGGATGTAACTTATGTATGGGTAACCAAGAAAAAGCAGAAAAAGGTGATACAGTTTTAGCAACTTCAACTCGTTTATTCCAAGGACGTGTTGTAGAAGATAGAGCAGACAAAAAAGGTGAATCTTTATTAGCTTCTACTCCAGTTGTTGTATTATCTGCAATCTTAGGACGTATCCCTACTATTGAAGAGTACACTCAAGCAGTTGAAGGAATTAAATTAACGAAATTCACTCCAATTTCTTGTCACTAA
- the argH gene encoding argininosuccinate lyase, protein MKLWDKGFTINDKIEKFTVGKDRILDAYLAKHDAIASMAQANMLAKVGLITNAENESLQIALKEVLGLIEQGSFEIDDNFEDIHSKIEAYLIEKTGDAGKKIHVARSRNDQVLVAIQLFEKEYLKNINAKILDLISILLQKAEQYKEAQLPGYTHFQAAMPSSFGMWFSAYAENLLTDLYFFEAAYKIADQNPLGSGAGFGTSFPIDRIQTTQEMGFSEVLVSSVGAQMLRGKTEKSVATALAMICGTLSKMSYDLVLYNSQDLAFVKLPNEMTTGSSIMPHKKNPDVFELTRAHCNRIQALPNDIMLTINNLPSGYHRDYQILKEILFEPMMQFDNIIDILTFAIPQLEIKSGYMDQAKYDPIYTVENINDAIKNGTPFRDAYRQVGLSVENGTYVPHKEFQTTHVGSIHNLRLDLIENKIENFKLDASICK, encoded by the coding sequence ATGAAACTTTGGGATAAAGGTTTTACCATCAATGATAAAATCGAAAAATTTACAGTAGGTAAAGACCGTATTTTAGATGCTTATTTGGCTAAGCATGATGCCATTGCATCGATGGCACAAGCGAATATGTTAGCGAAAGTCGGTTTAATTACGAATGCCGAAAATGAGTCTTTACAGATTGCTTTAAAAGAAGTACTAGGATTAATTGAACAAGGTTCTTTTGAAATTGATGATAATTTCGAAGATATCCATTCAAAAATTGAAGCTTACTTAATTGAAAAAACGGGTGATGCGGGTAAAAAAATCCACGTGGCTCGATCACGTAATGATCAAGTTTTAGTTGCGATTCAATTATTTGAAAAGGAATATTTAAAGAATATAAATGCTAAAATCTTAGATTTAATTTCTATTCTATTACAAAAAGCAGAACAATATAAAGAGGCGCAATTACCAGGTTATACGCATTTCCAAGCCGCTATGCCAAGTAGTTTTGGAATGTGGTTTTCGGCTTATGCAGAAAATCTATTAACGGATTTATACTTTTTTGAAGCTGCTTATAAAATTGCGGATCAAAATCCTTTAGGGTCTGGAGCAGGTTTTGGAACATCGTTCCCAATTGATCGAATCCAAACTACACAAGAGATGGGATTCTCTGAAGTATTGGTTTCATCCGTAGGCGCGCAAATGTTACGTGGTAAAACAGAAAAATCGGTTGCTACAGCATTGGCAATGATTTGTGGAACTTTATCCAAGATGTCTTATGACTTGGTTTTATACAACTCACAAGATTTAGCTTTTGTCAAATTACCCAATGAAATGACAACAGGTTCTTCTATCATGCCTCATAAAAAGAATCCGGATGTGTTTGAGTTAACGCGTGCACATTGTAATCGTATCCAAGCATTGCCCAACGATATTATGCTAACGATTAATAATCTTCCAAGTGGATATCACCGAGACTATCAAATCCTAAAGGAAATTTTATTCGAGCCTATGATGCAATTTGATAATATCATTGACATCTTAACTTTTGCTATTCCTCAATTGGAAATTAAAAGTGGATATATGGATCAAGCCAAATATGATCCAATCTACACGGTAGAAAATATTAATGATGCGATCAAAAACGGGACACCTTTCCGAGATGCTTACCGTCAAGTAGGTTTATCTGTAGAGAATGGTACCTATGTACCGCACAAAGAATTTCAAACAACCCATGTGGGAAGTATTCATAATTTGAGATTGGATTTAATCGAAAATAAAATTGAAAACTTTAAATTGGACGCAAGCATTTGTAAATAA
- a CDS encoding lysophospholipid acyltransferase family protein: MGLVSTNDIFQVSGLSRFGIAGKPVAWAIKKLLDLDKLNKLYDGGSHLGAVDFLSYLIDELNVDYEIHEEDLKRIPKSGPFVIVSNHPLGALDGILLMHIMNKIRPDFKVMGNFLLHKIKPLQPMVIPVNPFESRKDAYNSLNGMREVIRTLKEDGCIGIFPAGEVSYRDEEGNLLDREWQDTAIKLIKKAKVPVVPFYFKAKNSELFYRMAKLHPDFQTAMLPSEMMKKHSRPIQIRIGKPIMPKQQEEFKDIEEFKAFLRKKTYMLSSYYNKKKSFKEVLKNPTNLHLPVISLKSKVKDIVEETELQLLHQDINRLRKDDLSLLFTNNNYECYFAKADAIPNVLREIGRLREITFREVGEGTNQEIDLDQYDGHYYHLFLWDKEHNKIAGAYRMSLGKEVFEKYGVKGFYINELFNFGPEIYPLFSQCIEMGRAFVSSEYQQKPMPLFLLWRGIVNVTLRNPDQKFIVGGVSISNQFSDFSKSLMIEFMKSHYYDSTVAQYVRPKKEYKVKLSEEDKQFIFHETEADLNKFDKLIDELEPNMLRLPVLIKKYIKQNAKVIAFNVDPNFNDAIDGLMYIRVADIPESTVKPVLDDIQNELTRKIESNQFD, from the coding sequence ATGGGTTTAGTTAGTACAAACGATATATTTCAAGTCTCTGGTTTATCGCGATTTGGAATCGCTGGTAAACCCGTTGCTTGGGCAATCAAGAAATTATTGGATCTTGATAAGCTAAATAAATTATATGATGGAGGCAGCCATTTAGGTGCTGTAGATTTTCTGTCTTACTTAATCGATGAATTAAATGTTGATTACGAAATACACGAAGAAGATTTAAAACGTATTCCTAAATCGGGACCTTTTGTCATTGTATCCAATCATCCACTGGGCGCATTGGATGGAATTTTATTGATGCACATCATGAATAAAATTCGTCCAGATTTTAAAGTCATGGGTAATTTCCTTTTGCATAAGATCAAACCGTTACAACCCATGGTCATTCCGGTGAATCCTTTTGAATCTCGTAAAGATGCCTACAACAGTTTAAATGGGATGCGTGAAGTTATACGCACATTAAAAGAAGATGGTTGTATTGGGATTTTTCCAGCGGGAGAGGTTTCGTATCGTGACGAAGAAGGAAATTTATTGGATAGAGAATGGCAGGATACAGCGATTAAGTTAATTAAGAAAGCCAAAGTGCCTGTTGTTCCATTTTACTTTAAAGCTAAAAATAGCGAACTGTTTTACCGTATGGCTAAACTTCATCCAGATTTCCAGACGGCAATGTTGCCTTCTGAAATGATGAAGAAACATTCACGACCAATTCAAATTCGTATTGGGAAACCAATCATGCCAAAACAGCAGGAGGAATTTAAGGATATTGAAGAGTTTAAAGCATTTTTACGTAAGAAGACATACATGTTGTCGTCGTATTATAATAAGAAAAAATCTTTTAAAGAAGTTCTTAAAAATCCGACCAATCTTCACTTGCCTGTAATTTCATTAAAATCAAAGGTGAAAGACATTGTTGAAGAGACCGAATTGCAATTACTTCATCAAGATATTAATCGTCTGAGGAAAGATGATTTGTCTTTATTGTTTACCAATAATAACTACGAATGTTATTTCGCGAAAGCGGATGCTATTCCGAATGTATTACGTGAAATAGGTCGATTACGCGAAATCACTTTCAGAGAAGTAGGAGAAGGGACAAATCAAGAAATTGATTTGGATCAATACGATGGACATTATTATCATTTATTCCTATGGGATAAAGAACACAATAAAATTGCAGGTGCCTATCGAATGTCCCTTGGGAAAGAAGTGTTTGAAAAATATGGTGTAAAAGGCTTCTATATCAATGAACTTTTTAATTTCGGACCTGAAATTTATCCTTTGTTCTCTCAATGTATTGAAATGGGGCGTGCATTCGTTTCATCAGAATATCAGCAAAAGCCTATGCCGTTGTTCTTATTATGGAGAGGAATTGTGAATGTGACTTTACGTAATCCGGATCAAAAATTTATTGTCGGTGGTGTAAGTATCAGTAATCAATTTTCTGATTTTTCGAAGTCATTAATGATTGAATTTATGAAATCACATTATTATGATTCGACCGTCGCTCAATATGTTCGACCAAAAAAAGAATACAAAGTCAAATTATCAGAAGAGGATAAGCAATTCATTTTCCATGAAACAGAAGCTGATCTGAATAAATTCGATAAATTAATTGACGAGTTAGAACCGAATATGCTTCGTCTACCTGTATTAATTAAGAAATACATCAAGCAAAATGCAAAAGTCATTGCATTTAATGTAGATCCTAATTTTAATGATGCAATCGATGGATTAATGTATATCCGTGTGGCAGATATTCCAGAGTCAACAGTTAAACCTGTGCTGGATGATATTCAAAACGAATTGACACGTAAGATTGAATCCAATCAATTTGATTAA
- a CDS encoding aspartate kinase: MKVFKFGGASVKDADGIRNVADLLQTVGYQNTCMIVSAMGKSTNALEEVVKRYFDKDDYSKTINEIEKQHIDVAKELFTDATEVVGEISQFFNDLTSFLRRNKSPNRSYVYDQVVCCGELISTKIISMYLNSIGLTNEWLDVRDYIKTDNTYREGKVNWELTEKNIVNLPTSGFYITQGFLGSDPNYFTTTLGREGSDYSAAIFAYCTNAESMTIWKDVPGVLNADPRYFEETQLLNHISYEEAIELAYYGASVIHPKTLQPLQQKEIPFFVKSFINPLEAGTAVRKGQPLDPQVPCFILKKEQHLARFSSKDFSFITEDKLSGVFTKLSQYQIKVNLMQNSAISLSLCLEDKYNHLESFIEEMEHEFKVSLDHNVSLYTIRHFDATSDSIIDKSKELLRQTVRETLQIVVKD; encoded by the coding sequence ATGAAGGTTTTCAAATTCGGTGGTGCATCGGTAAAGGATGCTGATGGAATCAGAAATGTTGCGGATTTATTGCAAACGGTAGGGTATCAAAATACGTGTATGATTGTCTCTGCAATGGGAAAATCGACAAATGCTTTAGAGGAAGTAGTCAAACGTTATTTTGATAAGGATGATTATTCCAAAACAATTAACGAAATTGAAAAGCAACACATTGATGTAGCCAAAGAATTGTTTACGGATGCTACAGAAGTTGTGGGTGAGATCAGTCAATTCTTTAATGACTTAACTTCGTTTTTAAGAAGAAATAAGTCGCCTAACAGAAGTTATGTGTATGATCAGGTGGTATGTTGTGGTGAATTAATTTCAACAAAAATTATTTCGATGTATTTGAATTCAATCGGATTAACGAATGAATGGTTAGATGTAAGAGATTACATTAAAACAGATAATACATACCGCGAAGGAAAAGTAAATTGGGAATTAACGGAGAAAAATATCGTAAATTTACCTACATCAGGGTTTTATATTACACAAGGGTTTTTAGGGTCTGATCCTAATTATTTTACAACGACTTTAGGACGTGAAGGTTCAGATTACTCTGCTGCTATCTTTGCATATTGTACGAATGCTGAAAGTATGACGATATGGAAAGATGTACCAGGTGTATTAAATGCTGATCCTCGTTATTTTGAGGAAACGCAATTATTGAATCATATTTCATACGAAGAAGCAATTGAATTAGCTTACTATGGAGCATCTGTAATTCATCCAAAAACATTACAGCCGTTACAACAGAAAGAAATTCCATTTTTCGTAAAATCATTTATTAATCCTCTTGAAGCGGGAACTGCAGTACGAAAAGGACAACCTTTAGATCCTCAAGTGCCATGTTTTATTTTAAAGAAAGAACAACATTTAGCTCGTTTTTCGTCTAAAGACTTCTCTTTCATTACGGAGGATAAATTAAGTGGTGTTTTTACAAAATTATCGCAATATCAAATCAAAGTAAATTTAATGCAGAACTCTGCCATTTCATTATCACTTTGTTTAGAAGATAAATACAATCATTTAGAGTCGTTTATCGAAGAAATGGAGCATGAATTTAAAGTAAGTTTAGATCATAACGTGTCTTTATATACAATTCGTCATTTTGATGCGACATCTGATTCGATTATCGATAAAAGTAAAGAATTATTACGTCAAACCGTTCGCGAGACATTACAAATTGTGGTTAAAGATTAA